AAAAGAATTTGATGATTGAGCTGAAACACTTAACGGCATAAATAATAGAAAAGAAGGAATTAAGAGCAGTAATAAAATAATAGATGAGAATATCTTATTCATTCTGGATCACCTCTTTCTCTATACTTCCGTCTCTAATATACACGATTCTATCTGCATACTTCATCATATCTGGATCGTGAGTGGCCATTACTATCGTCACTTCCTTTTCATCATTTAATTTCTTCATTAACTCGACAATAGCTTCACCGGTTTTTGAATCTAAGTTCGCTGTTGGTTCGTCTGCTAGTAATATTTTTGGATCGTTAGCTAGAGCTCTGGCTATTGCAACTCTTTGTTGCTGACCACCGGACAGCTCGTTTGGTCTTTTATTTTTAAGTTCCAACATGCCGGGTATTAGGGAAAGGATTTCTTCGGCTTTTTCTCTCCTTTTCCAGACAGGTACTCCGGCTGCAGCCAAAGCTAGTTCCACATTTTCAAGAACAGTTAGATATGTGATAAGATTATAAGATTGAAATACGAAACCAATGTATTTTCTTCTAAATGTGG
The nucleotide sequence above comes from Sulfolobus tengchongensis. Encoded proteins:
- a CDS encoding ABC transporter ATP-binding protein — translated: MTDIIIDIIDLKKIYKVKNVEYVALRGVNLKVKKGEFLVIAGPSGSGKTTLLDLMGLLDSPTSGKIIIDGHDVTYFDEDERATFRRKYIGFVFQSYNLITYLTVLENVELALAAAGVPVWKRREKAEEILSLIPGMLELKNKRPNELSGGQQQRVAIARALANDPKILLADEPTANLDSKTGEAIVELMKKLNDEKEVTIVMATHDPDMMKYADRIVYIRDGSIEKEVIQNE